ATTTATAATACTACTCATTATTATATAAATATATAACTTTTTATGCAATGAGTAAAATTAGAGTATCAAAAATTTAAATAATTAGTCTTCTAACATAAGTTTTTCTAATTTTAATGGTTCTATATACTTACCGTTTTTATATGCCCTCATATTCCCACCTGATATTTCATCTATTAGAGCAATTTCATCCTTTTGACCTATTCTACCAAATTCAAATTTTATATCATATAATTCAATACCTTTTTTAGCCAACTCTTCCTTTACAATATCTCCTATTTTCTGTGTTAAATTTTTTAATACTTTGTATTCATCTTTAGATAATATTCCCAGCATATCAAGTGCATCTTCAGTAATAGGAGGATCTTGACGAAGATCATCTTTAAGAGTCACTTCAACAAAAGCATCTAGAGGCTGACCTTCTTCTGTATACATGCCATATCTGCGTAAAAAACTTCCCACTGCTCTATAACGGCATATTACTTCAATGCCATTTCCAAACACTTTAGCTGGTTTTACTGTCATAGTTGATTCTTCGATATTTGCATCTATATAGTGAGTAGGTATTCCTTTTTCATTTAGCAATTCAAAAAAATGTTTTGTAAGTCTAAGTCCAGCTTTACCTGCTCCTTCCATAGTAAGCCCAACTGTATTTGCCCCTGGATCAAATACACCATTTTCACCTGTCACATCATCTTTAAACTTAAGTAAATAATTTCCGTCTTCTAAAGAATATACATCTTTTGTCTTACCTTCGTAAACAATGTTCATGGCTATTAGCTCCTTTTTTAAAATTTTTATCTATAATGTTTTATATGTTATATTATATATCATCTTTTTTCTAAAAATCAATTACAATATATTTAAAATATTATTTTAGTTTTATCCCTTTTCAAAATAAATATGTAAATATATGATATAATATTGTCAAAACAAGGTAATATCTAGTTATAAAATAAAAGGTGGGTAATATGAATATTAGAAAAATATCGCTAATCCTCATCATCTCTTTGATTGCAATATGTATTGTTAGTTGTAACACAAGGGATGCCAATTCAAAAGAGACATCTGTATGTAAATGTAATGAATGTATATCCTTTTTTGTAGCAACAGATATTCATTATTTAGCTCCTGAATTAACTGATAAAGGAGAAGCTTTTCAAAAATTCATGAGATATGGGGATGGAAAGCAATTAAATTATATTGATGAAATAGTAGAAGCCTTTATATATGATATAAAGGTAAAGAAACCAGATATTCTAATCATAAGTGGCGACTTGACAAATAACGGTGAAAAAGAAAGTCATATAGAACTTGCAAAAAAACTTAAAAGGATTGAAAAGGCTGGTACTTCTGTATATGTGATCCCAGGAAATCACGATTTAAAAAACCCTTGGGCCAGAAGTTTTAAAGGCAATGAAAATTTTAAAGTAGATACCATAACTAAAAGAGATTTTGTCAAAATATATGGAGACTTTGGCTATGATGAAGCTATTTCAAGAGATAAAGGCTCTTTAAGCTATCTTGCCTCTCCTACAAAACATCTATGGATATTGATGTTAGACACTACTAAATATAAAGATAATATGATATTAGGTTTCCCTGAAACATGTGGATATTTAAGTGAAGAAACCTTTGAATGGATAGAAGAATGCAGCAATATGGCAAAAAAAGAAAACGCAAAACTCATAGCTGTGATGCATCATAGCCTGTTAGACCATTGCCAAATCATAACCAAAGGATTTACATTGGAAAATAACTCAACGGCAGTAGAAGTATTTCAAAATTGTGATATAGATTTAGTCTTGACAGGACATATACATATACAAGACATTTCCACTTATGAAAAAGATGAAAAAAGTATTTACGACATTGCTACAAGTGCCTTATGTGTATATCCTCAACAATATGGAGTTCTTAATTATTCTCTAAAAAATGGATATGACTACAATACATGTAGAGTAGATATAGAAAACTGGGCAAATAAAAAAGGTATACAAGATGAAAATCTCTTAAATTTTAAAAGCTACTCTAAAGAAGCTTTTATGGAACAGTCCTATCACAATTTTTATGATAAATTGTTGCAGATGGGAAAATATACCGATGAAGAAATGCAAAAAATATCCAAAACCCTTGCTATGCTCAATTTAAATTATTATAGTGGTGTAAAAAACACAAATGTTGATGAAATTAAAAATACAGAAGGATATAAATTGCTAAAAAAAGCGTCTCCAAGCCTGTTGAAAGATTATGGCATACACATGTTATGTGAAAAGAAAACAGATAACAATAAACTCCACATTCCAAATCATCAAAAATAAAAGGTCAACAAATTGCTGACCTTTTATTTTATCTCAAGGACTACAGGGCAATGATCGCTACCCATAATATCTGAATGAATATCTGCACCTATGAATCTATCTTTAAGCTCTTTAGATGCAAGAAAATAATCAATTCTCCAACCAGCATTTCTTTCTCTGGCTTTTGTAATATATGACCACCAAGTATAGGCATCTTCCTTGTCAGGGTAAAAGTATCTAAATGTATCTATAAAACCAGAATCTAAAAGCTCCGTCATTTTTCCTCTTTCTTCATCAGTAAAACCTGCATTTTTCCTATTTGAACTTGGATTTTTTAAGTCTATTTCCTTATGGGCTACATTCAAATCCCCACATATAATGACAGGCTTTTTGGAATCTAATTCTAATAAATAATTTCTAAACATATCTTCCCAATCCATTCTATATTCAAGTCTTGCCAGTTCTCTCTGACTATTTGGTGTATATACATTGACTAGATAAAAATCTTCATATTCCAATGTTATAACTCTTCCTTCTTTGTCATGTTCTTCAATACCTACTCCATATTTAACAGATAAAGGCCTGTCCTTTGTGAATACGGCTGTACCCGAATAGCCTTTTTTCTCTGCATAGTTCCAATAGTCATAGTATCCTTTTAAATCTAGCTCTATCTGACCCTCTTGCAATTTCGTCTCTTGAATACAAAAAATATCTGCATCTACTTCTTCAAAGTAGTCTAAAAATCCTTTTTTCACGCAAGCTCTTATTCCATTTACATTCCAAGAAATAAGTTTCATACTCTGCCCTCCTTTTTCCTATAGGTATGCTTTATTTTATTATAACATAATATTTTAAAACTAATATCAGCTAATATGATAGAATATACTTATATGATATTAGCAATCTAAAAGGAGGTTTGCTTATGTTCAATTTCCCA
This is a stretch of genomic DNA from Sporanaerobacter acetigenes DSM 13106. It encodes these proteins:
- a CDS encoding exodeoxyribonuclease III, with product MKLISWNVNGIRACVKKGFLDYFEEVDADIFCIQETKLQEGQIELDLKGYYDYWNYAEKKGYSGTAVFTKDRPLSVKYGVGIEEHDKEGRVITLEYEDFYLVNVYTPNSQRELARLEYRMDWEDMFRNYLLELDSKKPVIICGDLNVAHKEIDLKNPSSNRKNAGFTDEERGKMTELLDSGFIDTFRYFYPDKEDAYTWWSYITKARERNAGWRIDYFLASKELKDRFIGADIHSDIMGSDHCPVVLEIK
- a CDS encoding metallophosphoesterase gives rise to the protein MNIRKISLILIISLIAICIVSCNTRDANSKETSVCKCNECISFFVATDIHYLAPELTDKGEAFQKFMRYGDGKQLNYIDEIVEAFIYDIKVKKPDILIISGDLTNNGEKESHIELAKKLKRIEKAGTSVYVIPGNHDLKNPWARSFKGNENFKVDTITKRDFVKIYGDFGYDEAISRDKGSLSYLASPTKHLWILMLDTTKYKDNMILGFPETCGYLSEETFEWIEECSNMAKKENAKLIAVMHHSLLDHCQIITKGFTLENNSTAVEVFQNCDIDLVLTGHIHIQDISTYEKDEKSIYDIATSALCVYPQQYGVLNYSLKNGYDYNTCRVDIENWANKKGIQDENLLNFKSYSKEAFMEQSYHNFYDKLLQMGKYTDEEMQKISKTLAMLNLNYYSGVKNTNVDEIKNTEGYKLLKKASPSLLKDYGIHMLCEKKTDNNKLHIPNHQK
- a CDS encoding phosphoribosylaminoimidazolesuccinocarboxamide synthase yields the protein MNIVYEGKTKDVYSLEDGNYLLKFKDDVTGENGVFDPGANTVGLTMEGAGKAGLRLTKHFFELLNEKGIPTHYIDANIEESTMTVKPAKVFGNGIEVICRYRAVGSFLRRYGMYTEEGQPLDAFVEVTLKDDLRQDPPITEDALDMLGILSKDEYKVLKNLTQKIGDIVKEELAKKGIELYDIKFEFGRIGQKDEIALIDEISGGNMRAYKNGKYIEPLKLEKLMLED